From a region of the Acinetobacter calcoaceticus genome:
- a CDS encoding NAD(P)/FAD-dependent oxidoreductase, with the protein MSNSHVDVIVLGAGASGLMLAAHAAKRGRSVLILEKANKIGKKILMSGGGKCNFTNLYVEPDNYISHNPHFVISALSRYSNWDFIGLVCDYKIAYEERKHGQLFTLNGAKEILEMLVSECNKTKNVDIQTHCEVGQITPLEKGGFSLNTNQGHYTCDSLVIATGGLSIPTLGGSGFGYELAQKFGHQVFPTRAGLVPFTFSDHIKEVTTRLSGNALDVTLSNSKNSFTEALLFTHRGLSGPSSLQLSNYWNSGESFKIDFFPSQDLATYLKDKKKTQPKVLLRTLLNEFTAKSIIQELQQLIWSEQSETAIGNISDAQLDHIAEQLHGFAVKPSGTEGYRTAEVTLGGIDTTEVSSKTMESKKQKGLFFVGEVLDVTGHLGGYNFQWAWSSAYAAAQYV; encoded by the coding sequence ATGTCTAACAGTCATGTCGATGTCATTGTCTTAGGTGCAGGTGCTTCTGGACTCATGTTGGCTGCACATGCTGCTAAACGCGGGCGCTCGGTTTTAATTTTAGAAAAAGCCAATAAAATTGGTAAAAAGATTTTAATGTCAGGTGGTGGTAAGTGTAACTTTACTAACCTATATGTAGAACCTGATAACTATATTTCTCATAATCCGCACTTCGTTATTTCTGCCCTGTCACGTTATAGCAACTGGGACTTTATCGGTTTGGTATGTGATTATAAAATTGCCTATGAAGAACGTAAACACGGGCAATTATTTACACTAAACGGCGCTAAAGAAATTTTAGAAATGCTGGTGAGTGAGTGTAATAAAACTAAAAATGTGGATATCCAAACCCATTGCGAAGTTGGACAAATTACACCCTTGGAAAAAGGTGGATTTTCACTAAACACCAATCAAGGACATTACACTTGTGATTCTTTAGTGATTGCGACTGGGGGCTTATCGATTCCCACATTAGGTGGTTCCGGTTTTGGCTATGAACTGGCACAAAAATTTGGACATCAGGTTTTTCCAACTCGTGCAGGTTTAGTTCCATTTACTTTTTCAGATCATATTAAAGAAGTCACTACACGCTTAAGTGGCAATGCTTTGGATGTAACGTTAAGCAACTCAAAAAATAGCTTTACTGAAGCATTATTATTTACCCACCGTGGTTTGAGTGGACCAAGTTCTTTACAGCTTTCGAACTATTGGAATTCAGGAGAAAGTTTTAAAATTGACTTTTTCCCAAGCCAAGATTTAGCGACTTATTTAAAAGATAAAAAGAAAACACAGCCTAAAGTTTTATTACGTACTCTTCTTAATGAGTTTACTGCCAAAAGTATTATCCAAGAGTTACAACAACTCATATGGTCAGAGCAGAGCGAAACAGCGATTGGTAATATCAGTGATGCACAGCTAGATCATATTGCCGAGCAGTTACATGGCTTCGCAGTTAAACCGTCTGGAACAGAAGGATATCGTACCGCTGAAGTTACTTTAGGCGGAATAGATACAACAGAAGTATCTTCCAAGACTATGGAAAGTAAAAAGCAGAAAGGACTGTTTTTTGTTGGCGAAGTACTTGATGTGACCGGACATTTAGGTGGCTACAACTTCCAGTGGGCGTGGTCTTCTGCCTATGCTGCTGCCCAATACGTATAA
- a CDS encoding mechanosensitive ion channel: protein MNEFFDGPRGAQFDAMYYWDQFHPILAAIVILLVGWIIALLVAAGVKKLLQKVNTNAKLSSATGRAPNIEGLISKVVFWFILILAVVAALNVLNISGVSGPFSNMINQVLVYIPNIIAAVVVGFIGWIVARLVRAGVTNVLSRTQLDDKLSTEVGVGGISQNIGEILYWLVLLLFLPIVLSILGLTGLLIPVQNMVNEAVAFLPNIFIAGVIVFVGYILAKIVRGIVEGLINSLGVQAQAEKIGLFKSSNVGKFLGSFVFAIIIITTLIVAFEALGIETISQPATAMLNEILRAIPNIIAAGLILLVAYIVSRFVGRLVAELIAGTGVDEIPAKLDIQRFLGQTKVSSAVGCLIVFFTMLFAVSEAADRLGFDQISGLIAMFIHFGANILLGAVILVIGFWLANVVANVVQRGEYNSSRWLANLVRVLIIGLVLALGLRAMGIADSIVNLAFGLTLGAVAVAFALAFGLGGRQPAERLLTDLLDKAKKEANQPNPLYQPPSSTSSAAPATTTSAPTTPPSTVSSDAKPADSVQVNPTQPPVNKPFGSTGENDEI, encoded by the coding sequence ATGAATGAATTTTTTGATGGGCCTCGCGGCGCTCAATTTGATGCAATGTATTACTGGGATCAGTTTCATCCAATTCTGGCTGCAATAGTGATCTTATTAGTGGGTTGGATAATTGCTTTATTAGTAGCAGCAGGTGTGAAAAAGCTACTGCAAAAAGTAAATACAAATGCAAAATTATCATCAGCAACTGGCCGAGCCCCAAATATCGAAGGCCTGATTTCCAAGGTCGTATTTTGGTTTATTCTAATTTTAGCTGTTGTCGCAGCTCTAAATGTACTAAACATTAGTGGAGTAAGCGGCCCGTTCAGCAATATGATTAATCAGGTACTTGTCTATATTCCAAATATCATTGCTGCTGTGGTGGTGGGTTTTATTGGTTGGATCGTTGCTCGACTGGTGCGAGCAGGGGTTACCAATGTTTTATCCAGAACCCAACTTGACGATAAATTAAGTACTGAAGTGGGTGTAGGTGGAATTAGCCAAAATATCGGTGAAATTCTTTACTGGCTTGTATTGTTACTTTTCCTTCCGATTGTTCTTTCAATATTAGGACTAACAGGCTTACTGATTCCAGTTCAAAATATGGTAAATGAAGCCGTAGCGTTCTTACCAAATATCTTTATTGCGGGCGTTATCGTTTTTGTTGGGTATATCTTGGCAAAAATTGTACGCGGTATTGTTGAAGGTTTAATAAATAGCTTAGGTGTTCAGGCTCAAGCGGAAAAAATTGGTCTTTTCAAAAGCTCTAATGTAGGCAAATTCTTAGGTTCATTTGTTTTTGCCATCATTATTATTACGACATTAATCGTTGCATTTGAAGCTTTAGGAATTGAAACAATTTCTCAACCTGCAACAGCAATGCTGAATGAAATCTTACGCGCAATTCCAAATATTATTGCTGCGGGTCTGATTTTACTTGTCGCTTATATCGTTTCTCGTTTTGTTGGGCGTTTGGTTGCAGAGTTAATTGCTGGAACTGGTGTTGATGAAATTCCTGCCAAATTAGATATACAACGCTTTTTAGGTCAAACTAAAGTTTCTAGCGCTGTCGGTTGCCTAATCGTATTCTTCACCATGCTTTTTGCAGTATCTGAAGCGGCAGATCGTCTTGGTTTCGATCAAATCAGTGGTCTAATCGCAATGTTTATCCATTTCGGTGCAAACATTCTGTTAGGTGCTGTTATTTTGGTTATTGGCTTCTGGCTCGCAAATGTTGTGGCGAATGTGGTGCAACGTGGTGAATATAATAGCTCGCGTTGGTTAGCTAACTTAGTTCGTGTCTTAATTATTGGTCTAGTACTTGCGCTTGGTTTAAGAGCCATGGGTATTGCAGATTCAATTGTTAATCTTGCATTCGGTTTGACTCTAGGCGCAGTTGCAGTTGCTTTCGCTCTTGCATTTGGCTTAGGTGGTCGCCAACCAGCAGAACGACTTTTAACTGATTTGTTAGATAAAGCTAAAAAAGAAGCGAATCAACCAAATCCTCTTTATCAGCCACCTTCTAGCACGAGTAGTGCAGCTCCAGCCACAACTACATCTGCGCCAACGACTCCACCATCTACAGTTTCATCTGATGCAAAACCAGCAGATTCTGTACAGGTGAACCCAACACAACCCCCAGTGAATAAACCGTTTGGTTCTACAGGTGAAAATGATGAAATTTAA
- a CDS encoding ferredoxin--NADP reductase, with amino-acid sequence MSIEKFSVEKVLSVHRWTPTLFSFTMTRPAHFKFTAGQFARIGLKVGEELVVRAYSVVSSPFDETLEFFSIVVPDGAFTSNLQHLKVGDELYLEKIPYGYLTLARYQQPLPHDLWLLATGTGLAPFLSMLQDFDTWSKYQKINLVYSVRTAAELAYVDRIQEIAETFGEGHVGFKFISIITRDPLAQLHDRLPVLIENGELEKVAGIELSHATSHVMLCGNPQMVDDTKEALKRRGLTMNRRGEGNIAVENYW; translated from the coding sequence ATGTCAATTGAAAAATTTAGCGTAGAAAAAGTTTTATCTGTACACCGCTGGACTCCAACTCTTTTTAGTTTCACCATGACTCGCCCTGCACATTTTAAATTTACTGCTGGGCAATTTGCACGTATTGGACTGAAAGTTGGAGAAGAACTTGTTGTTCGTGCCTATTCGGTAGTGTCTTCTCCATTTGATGAAACGCTAGAATTTTTCTCGATTGTGGTACCTGATGGCGCATTTACTTCAAATCTTCAACATTTGAAGGTAGGAGATGAGCTTTATTTAGAAAAAATACCTTATGGTTATCTTACTTTAGCTCGTTATCAACAGCCTTTACCGCATGATTTATGGTTATTAGCAACAGGTACTGGCTTAGCTCCATTTTTATCGATGCTACAAGACTTCGATACATGGTCGAAATATCAAAAGATTAATTTGGTTTACAGTGTGCGTACAGCTGCTGAATTAGCTTATGTCGATCGTATTCAAGAGATTGCTGAAACTTTTGGGGAAGGGCACGTCGGTTTTAAATTTATTTCAATTATCACTCGTGATCCATTGGCACAGTTACATGACCGTTTGCCGGTTTTGATTGAAAACGGTGAATTAGAAAAAGTTGCTGGTATAGAATTGAGCCACGCAACAAGCCATGTCATGCTTTGTGGCAACCCACAAATGGTGGATGACACGAAAGAAGCTTTAAAGCGCCGTGGTTTGACGATGAATCGTCGAGGTGAGGGAAATATTGCAGTAGAAAATTACTGGTAA
- the gigC gene encoding LysR family transcriptional regulator GigC: protein MRMTLRQLAVFVAVAQEGTVTKASDAVRLTQSAASMALADLEDGLGAPLFDRLGKRLQLNDLGRFLLPQALEILGRCEAFEQAAKGELQSIDLRIGATLTISDYLMPDLMANFLQYHPKAHLQLQVGNTRQMIEAVNQFQLDLALIEGSCHLPQLQCIHWRDDELAVCCSPDHPLARLNRPLTAHDFYQVEWILREEGSGTREVFDNAILQDLPDANIRLTLGHNEAILKIVAGGLGMSCISKLAIEPLIEKEQLVILETPFWQLTRPLYMLVHRQKYQGPGLKAFLQFCEEQV, encoded by the coding sequence ATGCGCATGACATTACGCCAGTTGGCTGTTTTTGTAGCAGTCGCTCAAGAAGGAACTGTCACCAAAGCCAGTGATGCGGTCAGACTGACGCAAAGTGCAGCAAGTATGGCTTTAGCCGATTTAGAGGATGGTCTTGGTGCCCCTCTATTTGATCGTTTAGGTAAACGACTACAACTCAATGATCTTGGTCGCTTTTTATTACCACAAGCGCTAGAAATATTAGGTCGCTGTGAAGCTTTTGAGCAAGCTGCAAAAGGTGAGTTACAAAGTATTGACTTACGTATTGGGGCAACTCTAACGATCAGTGATTACCTCATGCCAGATTTAATGGCGAACTTTTTACAGTATCACCCCAAAGCACACTTGCAATTACAGGTGGGCAATACACGCCAAATGATTGAAGCTGTCAATCAGTTTCAGCTTGATTTAGCATTAATTGAAGGCTCGTGTCACCTGCCTCAACTTCAATGTATTCACTGGCGAGATGATGAGCTAGCAGTATGCTGCTCCCCTGATCACCCTCTAGCACGTTTAAATCGACCTTTAACAGCACATGATTTTTATCAGGTTGAATGGATTTTACGTGAAGAAGGTTCGGGAACTCGTGAAGTATTTGATAATGCTATTTTGCAAGACCTGCCAGACGCTAATATTCGCCTAACCCTAGGTCACAATGAAGCAATCTTGAAAATCGTTGCTGGTGGTTTAGGAATGTCTTGTATCTCTAAACTCGCTATTGAACCTTTAATTGAAAAAGAACAATTAGTTATTTTAGAAACGCCATTCTGGCAACTTACTCGCCCACTTTACATGTTGGTACACCGTCAAAAATACCAAGGTCCTGGCCTCAAAGCATTTTTACAATTCTGTGAAGAGCAGGTTTAA
- a CDS encoding cold shock domain-containing protein: protein MKQEFYTGKVKQYDPEKGFGFIGTAEGDIFFHISDFPASEGEPKRNEKVKFLAVDNQGKFKAIKIERIDPNPSKTKKTQITDHNKAITTELLSHFRR, encoded by the coding sequence ATGAAGCAAGAGTTTTATACCGGAAAAGTTAAACAATATGATCCTGAAAAAGGATTTGGTTTTATTGGAACGGCTGAAGGAGATATTTTCTTCCATATTTCGGATTTTCCTGCATCAGAAGGGGAGCCGAAAAGAAATGAAAAAGTGAAATTTCTCGCTGTAGATAATCAAGGGAAATTTAAGGCTATAAAGATTGAGCGTATCGATCCTAATCCATCTAAAACCAAAAAAACTCAAATCACTGATCATAATAAAGCGATTACAACAGAGTTGTTATCACATTTTCGACGCTAA
- the upp gene encoding uracil phosphoribosyltransferase: protein MAIQEIRHPLIRHKLGLLRRSDISTKNFRELAQEVTMLLTYEATKDLPVVDCEINGWAGTVTTQRIAGKKITIVPILRAGIGMLDGVLNLIPSAKVSVLGLERNEETLEVRTYYKKLVPDVANRLAMIIDPMLATGNSLVAAIDVLKASGCKDIRVMVLVAAPEGVAKVEAAHPDVQIYTASIDNGLNEQGYIVPGLGDAGDKIFGSVQKD, encoded by the coding sequence GTGGCCATTCAAGAAATTCGTCACCCACTTATTCGTCATAAATTAGGTTTGTTACGTCGTTCTGACATCAGTACTAAGAATTTCCGTGAGCTTGCTCAGGAAGTGACTATGTTATTGACGTATGAAGCAACAAAAGATTTACCAGTTGTGGATTGTGAAATTAATGGATGGGCCGGAACTGTTACTACTCAGCGTATTGCTGGTAAAAAAATAACGATTGTACCGATTTTACGTGCAGGAATTGGTATGCTGGATGGCGTACTTAATCTGATTCCAAGTGCAAAAGTTAGTGTTTTAGGTCTTGAACGTAATGAAGAAACATTAGAAGTTCGTACTTATTATAAAAAACTAGTTCCAGATGTTGCTAATCGTCTTGCAATGATTATCGATCCAATGTTGGCAACAGGTAACTCATTAGTTGCTGCCATTGATGTGTTAAAGGCGAGTGGCTGTAAAGATATACGTGTTATGGTATTAGTTGCTGCCCCAGAAGGTGTTGCTAAAGTTGAAGCAGCTCATCCAGATGTACAGATTTATACAGCATCTATTGATAATGGCTTAAATGAACAGGGCTATATTGTTCCTGGTTTAGGTGATGCGGGCGATAAAATTTTTGGTAGTGTCCAAAAAGACTAA
- the nuoN gene encoding NADH-quinone oxidoreductase subunit NuoN has translation MNFTVSLSTLMPLAPVMIVALTTIVVMLLISIKRNHNLIATTSVVGLNLAALYILFAVFGGKFVPANVMGMFMVDPFTMFYQFMILIAALACCTLSHAYIETYKDNREELYLLLLASVAGAMLMVASSHYASFFISLELMSIPVYGLLAYTYQRSSSLEAGIKYLVLSATASAMLLMGMAYIYAYTGSLSFYDSVQALFGAIKQPMVLLGLALIIFAVAFKLSLAPFHKWTPDVYAGAPAPMATFLATAAKVATIGLFVRYMLASGAIMVDSLVTILTIIAVLSILVGNLLAVRQVNLKRILGYSSIAHFGYLLIALISMTYASLGSVTVYVVSYVLTTIGAFGAVALMSSPYNNVDEAQSLADYRGLFWRRPVLTATLTVMMLSLAGIPLTAGFIGKFLVVMAAVTTQHWFLAAMIIVGSGIGLYYYLRVMVVMYMTPPETPRIDADAHWGQKVGGLMVLAAAALVIILGVYPDPMINLALKAEILSPLHFMLSQQQ, from the coding sequence ATGAACTTCACAGTATCACTCTCTACGCTTATGCCTTTAGCTCCGGTGATGATTGTTGCTTTGACAACAATCGTCGTCATGCTGTTAATTTCTATTAAGCGTAATCATAATTTGATCGCAACAACCTCTGTAGTTGGTTTAAACCTCGCTGCACTTTATATTTTATTTGCAGTATTTGGCGGTAAGTTTGTACCGGCAAATGTGATGGGCATGTTTATGGTTGATCCATTTACCATGTTCTATCAATTTATGATTTTGATTGCGGCATTGGCTTGTTGTACTTTGTCTCATGCTTACATCGAAACTTATAAAGATAACCGTGAAGAACTATATCTTTTGTTACTTGCTTCAGTAGCAGGTGCAATGTTGATGGTTGCAAGTTCTCACTATGCATCGTTCTTCATTAGCCTTGAGTTAATGTCGATTCCTGTATATGGCTTACTTGCTTATACCTATCAACGTAGTAGTTCACTTGAAGCTGGTATTAAATATCTTGTACTTTCAGCGACAGCTTCTGCAATGTTGTTGATGGGTATGGCATATATCTATGCATATACTGGTTCGCTTTCATTCTATGATTCTGTACAGGCGTTATTTGGTGCAATCAAACAGCCAATGGTGTTATTAGGTTTAGCACTTATTATCTTTGCTGTTGCATTTAAATTATCGCTTGCGCCGTTCCATAAATGGACACCAGATGTATATGCAGGTGCACCAGCGCCAATGGCAACTTTCTTGGCGACCGCTGCTAAAGTTGCAACCATTGGTTTGTTCGTGCGCTATATGCTTGCTTCAGGCGCAATTATGGTGGACTCGTTAGTTACTATTTTGACAATCATTGCAGTATTGTCGATTTTAGTGGGTAACTTACTCGCTGTTCGTCAAGTTAACTTAAAACGTATTCTTGGTTATTCATCTATTGCTCATTTTGGTTATTTGTTAATTGCTTTAATTAGCATGACTTATGCGAGCTTGGGTAGCGTAACTGTATATGTGGTGTCTTATGTATTAACAACTATCGGTGCTTTTGGTGCGGTAGCGTTAATGTCTAGCCCATATAACAACGTAGATGAAGCACAAAGCCTTGCAGACTACCGTGGTTTGTTCTGGCGTCGTCCAGTACTTACAGCAACGTTAACAGTCATGATGTTATCTTTGGCTGGTATTCCATTAACAGCGGGCTTCATTGGTAAGTTCTTAGTGGTAATGGCTGCTGTAACAACTCAACACTGGTTCTTGGCTGCAATGATTATTGTGGGTAGTGGTATTGGTTTGTACTATTACTTACGTGTGATGGTTGTAATGTATATGACACCACCAGAAACCCCTCGTATTGATGCAGATGCTCATTGGGGTCAAAAAGTAGGTGGTTTAATGGTATTGGCTGCTGCTGCATTAGTTATTATTTTGGGTGTTTACCCAGATCCAATGATTAATTTGGCATTAAAAGCAGAAATTTTATCTCCATTACATTTCATGCTTTCACAACAACAATAA
- the nuoM gene encoding NADH-quinone oxidoreductase subunit M codes for MENNLILPALILVPFIAGFICWLVDKLDKTLPRWIALIGMLITLGLGLALWQSGTYSYELGSKIPTWSAEFYLPWIQSLGIGIHLAVDGLSLLMVLLTALLGVLAVGCSWGEIQKNVGFFHLNLLWSLGGVIGVFLAIDLFLFFFFWEMMLVPIYFLIALWGHKGSNGRSRVYAATKFFLYTQIAGLVMLIGILGLVVYGYMMTGMIGFDYNYLLAVANHLPPSLAYGFMICFFIGFAVKLPVFPLHGWLPDAHAQAPTAGSVDLAGILIKTAAYGLLRFVIPFFPTASAQFADIAIIFGLIGIFYGAWCAYQQTDMKRLLAYTSISHMGFILLAIYAGNILTFQGLMIMMLAHGLSSAALFIMSGQIYERLHTRDLRLMGGLRGQLQYLPFFLMFFVAALVGVPGLGNFIGEFLILMGSFNKYPVFTILASISLVFAGLYGLILIHRALFGEPNPEQKQHYTSPLKDLSAREVGILMICAIGLVWLGIYPQTFLDMSHSSMQWLVNSYMPVQEVVETVQQTATQLDHVEIQ; via the coding sequence ATGGAAAACAATTTAATTTTACCCGCGCTGATTCTTGTTCCGTTCATTGCTGGTTTTATTTGTTGGTTAGTCGATAAGCTCGACAAAACCTTGCCACGCTGGATTGCCTTAATTGGTATGCTCATTACTTTGGGCTTAGGTCTTGCACTTTGGCAAAGTGGAACTTATAGCTATGAGTTGGGTTCAAAAATCCCAACTTGGTCTGCTGAGTTCTATTTACCGTGGATTCAATCACTCGGTATCGGCATTCACCTTGCAGTGGATGGCTTATCTTTACTCATGGTATTATTAACAGCGTTACTTGGTGTACTTGCTGTTGGTTGTTCATGGGGCGAAATTCAAAAGAATGTTGGTTTCTTCCACTTAAACCTCTTATGGAGTTTAGGTGGTGTTATCGGTGTATTCTTAGCGATTGACCTGTTCTTGTTCTTCTTCTTCTGGGAGATGATGCTTGTACCAATCTACTTCCTGATTGCGTTATGGGGTCATAAAGGTTCAAACGGTCGTTCACGTGTTTACGCAGCTACCAAGTTCTTCCTTTACACGCAAATCGCTGGTTTAGTGATGTTAATCGGTATTCTTGGTCTTGTAGTCTATGGCTACATGATGACCGGAATGATCGGTTTCGATTACAACTATTTATTAGCTGTAGCAAACCACTTACCTCCGAGCTTAGCGTATGGTTTCATGATCTGTTTCTTCATTGGTTTTGCAGTGAAGTTACCAGTATTTCCATTACATGGTTGGTTGCCAGATGCGCATGCTCAAGCTCCTACAGCAGGTTCTGTAGACTTGGCAGGTATCTTGATTAAGACAGCTGCGTATGGCTTGCTTCGTTTTGTTATTCCATTCTTCCCTACAGCTTCTGCACAGTTTGCAGATATTGCGATTATTTTCGGTTTGATTGGTATTTTTTACGGCGCATGGTGTGCTTACCAGCAAACTGATATGAAACGTTTACTTGCGTATACGTCGATTTCACACATGGGCTTTATTTTACTTGCAATCTATGCAGGTAATATTTTGACCTTCCAAGGTCTAATGATCATGATGTTGGCACATGGTTTGTCATCAGCTGCATTGTTCATTATGTCTGGTCAGATCTACGAACGTTTACATACACGTGACTTGCGTTTAATGGGTGGTCTTCGTGGCCAACTTCAGTACTTGCCATTCTTCTTGATGTTCTTCGTGGCTGCTCTTGTAGGCGTGCCAGGTTTGGGTAACTTTATTGGTGAATTCCTGATCTTGATGGGCTCATTTAATAAATATCCTGTATTCACGATTCTTGCTTCTATCAGCCTTGTATTTGCAGGCTTATATGGCTTGATCTTGATTCACCGTGCTTTATTTGGTGAACCAAACCCTGAACAAAAGCAACACTACACTAGTCCACTAAAAGACTTATCTGCTCGTGAAGTTGGTATTTTGATGATTTGTGCGATTGGTCTCGTTTGGCTTGGTATCTACCCACAAACATTCTTGGATATGTCTCATTCAAGCATGCAGTGGTTGGTCAATAGTTATATGCCAGTTCAAGAAGTCGTTGAAACTGTTCAGCAAACAGCTACTCAACTTGACCATGTGGAGATCCAATAA
- the nuoL gene encoding NADH-quinone oxidoreductase subunit L, giving the protein MSYLYLTVLFPLIGFILLAAGRDKLSENVAAIIGVGSVGFSALFALIAGMAFTTSGQQVFVQNLWTWFNVGGFAPGISLHLDGLSLLMMGMVTGVGFLIHIFASWYMRGEEGYARFFSYFNLFVASMLVLVLGDNLALLFLGWEGVGLCSYLLIGFYYANPANGWAAIKAFTVTRVGDVFLLIALFLLYQQFGTLNTQYIVEHAAEVMTKSSSLTIWTALMLFLGAAGKSAQIPLQTWLADAMAGPTPVSALIHAATMVTAGVYLCCRLFSVFELAPEVMQFISVTGAVTLLVAGFAALVQTDIKRILAYSTMSQLGYMFMAVGAEAYQAGLFHMLAHAFFKALLFLSSGAVILAYHHEQNIFKMGGLFKRNKFLFACFAIGGGALAAIPFLTIGFFSKDAILGEVWVQGQSVALYHTLYWVGVAGAFLTSIYTFRLIWVVFFGQENTPYHEIKGATYWAPLGILAVLSTFVGAVLKAPVAGILNTAKIPEFHVAEQFVEGMHGAEHLAVGIALVGLVVGIALFTFAYGAVKSFAQTSLGAGLAHICRTAFGFDALYDIVFVKPYLFFAKIFGRDPIDSLWLVLPALVKGGNSFTSSRQTGSLREYASSMSLGVVVLLMILIVIQVVGK; this is encoded by the coding sequence ATGAGTTATTTATATCTAACAGTATTATTTCCGCTAATCGGTTTTATTTTATTGGCGGCAGGACGAGACAAACTCTCTGAAAATGTTGCAGCAATTATTGGTGTGGGTTCTGTAGGTTTCTCTGCATTATTTGCATTGATTGCTGGAATGGCATTTACCACCAGTGGTCAGCAAGTTTTTGTTCAAAACCTGTGGACATGGTTCAATGTTGGCGGTTTTGCACCGGGCATTAGCTTACATTTAGATGGCTTATCTTTACTCATGATGGGCATGGTTACAGGTGTTGGTTTCTTAATCCACATCTTTGCATCATGGTACATGCGTGGTGAAGAGGGCTATGCGCGCTTCTTCTCTTATTTCAACCTGTTTGTTGCCAGCATGCTTGTGCTTGTATTGGGCGACAACTTAGCGTTGTTATTCTTAGGTTGGGAAGGCGTAGGTCTTTGTTCTTATTTGCTGATCGGTTTCTATTATGCAAACCCTGCAAATGGTTGGGCTGCGATCAAAGCATTTACAGTTACCCGTGTAGGTGACGTATTCTTACTTATCGCTTTATTCTTGCTTTACCAACAATTTGGTACGTTGAATACTCAGTACATCGTTGAACATGCAGCAGAAGTAATGACGAAGAGTTCGTCTCTTACGATCTGGACTGCATTAATGTTGTTCTTGGGTGCGGCTGGTAAATCTGCTCAAATTCCATTGCAAACATGGTTGGCAGATGCAATGGCAGGTCCAACACCTGTTTCTGCATTAATCCATGCAGCAACAATGGTAACGGCTGGTGTATATTTATGCTGCCGTCTATTTAGCGTATTTGAACTTGCGCCTGAAGTGATGCAATTCATTTCGGTAACAGGTGCTGTGACTTTGTTAGTTGCAGGTTTTGCTGCACTCGTTCAAACAGACATCAAACGTATCTTGGCTTACTCAACAATGAGTCAGCTTGGCTATATGTTTATGGCTGTAGGTGCGGAAGCTTATCAAGCTGGTTTGTTCCACATGTTGGCCCACGCATTCTTTAAGGCATTATTATTCTTGTCGTCTGGTGCGGTGATTCTGGCTTACCACCACGAGCAAAACATCTTCAAAATGGGTGGCTTGTTCAAACGTAACAAATTCCTATTTGCTTGTTTCGCGATTGGTGGCGGTGCATTAGCAGCTATTCCATTCTTGACAATTGGCTTCTTCTCTAAAGATGCGATTCTTGGTGAAGTATGGGTACAAGGTCAATCAGTTGCTTTATATCACACCTTATATTGGGTGGGTGTAGCAGGTGCATTCCTGACTTCAATTTATACATTCCGTTTAATCTGGGTTGTATTCTTTGGTCAAGAAAACACGCCTTACCATGAAATTAAAGGTGCAACGTACTGGGCTCCATTGGGCATTTTAGCTGTACTGTCTACTTTTGTTGGTGCCGTATTAAAAGCACCTGTAGCTGGTATTCTTAATACTGCAAAAATTCCTGAATTCCATGTGGCTGAACAATTTGTAGAAGGCATGCATGGGGCAGAGCATTTAGCAGTAGGAATTGCGCTAGTTGGTCTAGTTGTTGGTATAGCATTATTTACATTTGCTTATGGTGCAGTGAAATCATTTGCTCAAACAAGTTTGGGTGCAGGTCTGGCACATATTTGCCGTACCGCTTTTGGTTTTGATGCATTGTATGACATCGTTTTTGTTAAACCTTATTTATTCTTCGCCAAAATCTTTGGCCGTGATCCGATTGACAGTTTGTGGTTAGTTCTTCCTGCACTTGTGAAAGGCGGAAATAGTTTTACAAGCTCACGTCAAACCGGATCATTGCGTGAATACGCATCAAGCATGTCACTCGGTGTAGTGGTGTTATTGATGATCTTGATCGTTATTCAGGTAGTGGGGAAATAA